In Thermoplasmata archaeon, the genomic stretch GCGATCTTGGCCGCCGCATTCCTCCTTCGCGCTCAGCGCCCGGCGAACCCTCCGCCCGGCGCGAAATGAGCGACACGGAGAGGGGCTAGGGCGGACCCCGGGGCCTCACACACCCAACCGGGCACGCCCGGGTCTGGGAGATCGCTTGTCGACGAGCGCGAGCTCGCGAATCCTCATGTACGACCATGGTCCGGATCGGCTCGGTGTCCAGCTCCGCACGATGAGCCGCTTACGGAACATCGGGGCATCGAGAGTGATCGTATGGTACTCGCCTTGTTCGCCTGCCGGGTCGACCCCGGCCGAGCGCGACAGGCCCCGGAGGTCGCGCAGCGCTTCCGGGTCGAGCCTCCGGCCCAGCCACTCCGGTCCCAGCTTCGAATCGTCCACACACGAGACGATCGTCTCGAAACGAGATCGGATGAGGGCCCGCAGGATCCCGGTTCGTGATCGCTGCCAGAGCGGCGCAAAAATCTCGAGATCGAAGGGCCGAGCGAGCTCGGCGATCCAGTTCGGCGCACCACCCACTTGGTCGATGTCGCCGGTGACCAGGGTTTCAATCCCCTCGGCCTGGAGTTGCCCAAGTGCTCGCGCGTAGGAAGCTCGGAATGGCTTGCGGATCACGATGGTCCGATGCGGTAGAGCGAGGGCCCGAGCTTGAAGTTTCATGACCTCGAGGGGATGCGCGCGGAACCGAGCTCGAGGCGGCGCGAATGTTACGAGGCGGTCGATGCGGTACCTCGCGCGGTGTGCGGCGAGGTGCAGGGCGAGCGCCGAGTCTTTGCCACCGGTCCACAGGACGGCTGCAGCGCGCCTCGCGACCGGCTCCTGACCCCTCACAGGTCCTGGACGAGGGAACGTGTCTCATAACCGCGGCGGGCCCGGGAAGCTCGGACCGGGCCGTCAGAGAATCTTCCGATTGGACCATCTATAGGTCGTCGTCGACGAGGATGACCGCGAAGCCATCGCAGTCCTTACTGCCGCCGGTCTGGATGGCGGTGGCGCTCACTCGAGGCTCCGCGGCGATGAGATCGTTCATGCGTCGCACGCCGAGCACGTTGGGGTCCGAGGAGTTCGAATCCCGGACGGCTCCGTTGCGCACGACATTGTCGACAACGATCACGCTGCCGCGATGCGAGAGCTTCAGCGCCCATTCGAAGTAGCCGGGATTGTTTGGCTTGTCGGCATCGATGAACGTCAGGTCGAACGGCCCGAGCTTCTCCTCGGCCAGCACCGGGAGCGTATCGAGCGCCTTTCCCGGACGGACGCTCACGATGTGATCCAGGCCCGCTCGCCCGATGTTGGTCCGCGCGACCTCGGCGTGGAGCGGGTTCGCTTCCAGAGTGATCAGATGCCCGTCCGCCGGTAGCGCGCGTCCCATCCAGATCGTGCTGTACCCACCGAGCGTCCCGATCTCGAGGATCGAGCGTGCCCTCAGCGCGCGTGCCAGGATCTGGAGCAGCTTCCCCTGATTCGGTGAGACATGGATGGGGGGCAACCCGGCCATGCGGCTGTCGATGAGCGCCTGCTCAAGTACGGAATCCGATGCGACGAGGAGGTTCGAGATGTAATCGTCGACCTCGGCCCACTGATCGGTGGCCATGGTAGCCTCGATCGGGAGCAAGCCCGCTCATCACGAAGCCGGAACCCGGGCCCGATGCGAGGATCCACGGGTACGGCCCCGGCCGCTGGGTCTATAACCCCCCACGGATACGCCCGTCCGATGGCGACCGGTCAGACCACCATGGTTGGGGGCCCCGTTGAGTACAAGCGCAAGTACACGCTCTGGATTCTGGTCGTCCTGATCATCCTCTGCTGGCCGATTGCGATCATTTACTACTTCACGCGCGAGAAGGTCCCGGTGCAGGAGTTCCAAGCGTATGCGACCGCTCCGCCGCCGGTGGCTCCGCTCCCGGTGACGGCCGGTGGCGAGCGCTTCTGCCCGGCGTGCGGGGCCTCGAACTCGAAGCAGGCCGGCTTCTGCCGATCCTGCGGCAAGCCCCTCCCGGCGGTCCCTCCCTAAAGGGCGGGTCCCCTAGGGCCCGTCTCGGTCGGGGCTCCGGGGCGAGATGACTGGCGTTAGCCCCCGATGGAACGGGTAGAACTCTTCAGAGCGATTCCGAACGGCCTTCCACGGTCGTGTCGGGGAGCGCGAAGGGGTATGTGGCGGCCCCACCCCACTTGGGTGGGGCCGCGGAAAGGTTGATCGCCTAACGGCGACTCTTCTTTCCTTTCCTCGCGGTCTTCTTTCCCTTCTTCGCGCCCTTCTTCCCGGCCTTCGCCTTCGGCATACTCAATCCCTATCCACGAGCTCGCTCTTTATGTCTTGGTTCGCACAACTTCACGAGTCGGTTGCAATCTTCGATGTGATTCGGGAGCAGAACGACGGCTTGCGTCGGGCTCGCGACTCGGTCGAAACGATCGCACGATGGCAACGAAGATAGTGGTTCGTTCCGAGGATGACCGGTGCATGCTAGGATTGTCGCACCGGCGCGCGAGGCGACGGGCCGGACCGAATGCCCACCCTGGTAACGCGACCTAGCGCTTCTCTTCCTTGGGGACGATCTCCACGAGGGGCTTTCCACCGTACTTCGGTTTCCCACACTTCGGACAGGCGACCCAATCGTCTGCGAGGGAATCTCCGCAGTACTCGCACTTGTCGGTCATCGAAGCGAGAGAGCTTGCCACCCGCTTAAACTCGCGCTCGTGCTGTGAACTGTCCGTTGCCCGGCAGCTACGCTAAGGGAGTCTATCTCCTGCCGCCGGCGCGAACCGCACCGCGCGACAGGACCCGAATCTGCGTTGGCCCGCTTACGCGGGGGCGTTCGGGACCTTGGTAAGTTTGCCCGAGCGTCCGAGGGAGATCTGGGGCTTGCCCTTGTAGTCCTTGACCCATCCATCGGTGATCATCACGTGGTCGCCTTCCTGGACCATGTCGACCTCGCCGGCCCACAGCGTGAAGACGATCTCGCCGCTCTGGTCCTTGAGGTTCGCGTTGCGCACCTTGCGCGTGCTTCCGTCGTTGCTGGGAATCTCGCGAGTGGCTTCCAAGGACTTGACGGTCGCGTGGACCGTGGCCGTCTGATTGGCCTTCAGCTGGGAGATCGGCGTGGCGGGCTTGCTGTCTGTCATCGGTTCAGCATGACCAGTGGTGTAGAAGAGCCTTCCCGTTCCGGCTGAGCGGGCCAAGTTCTCGGAAAATGGGTCTCCCATCGGGTCGCAACCGAATCCGCCGGACCGTGGGCACGCGGCTCACCGCGCTCGGGAATCCGCTCGAAACCCGGTCCTCTCGAACTCCAGAGTGCGCTCGCTAGAGGTCTAAGTATCGCGTGGCATGCAGGCCCCATGCGAGCGGTACGCGCCAGCCCCCACTTCCGTATCGAGAAGCTCGGACCGGGAATCTACGCCGCGATCGCCCGTACGAAGGGCTACGGGCTCTGCAACGCCGGGATTGTAGACCTCGGAGGTCGCACCGTCGTATTCGATTCGATGCTGACCCCGATGGCCGGCGCCGATTTGGCTCGTGCCGCCGAGCGATGCACGGGACGGAAACCCGATTGGGTCGTCAACAGTCACTGGCACGGTGACCACATCTGGGGAAACTCCGCGTTCGACGGCGGACGTGTGGTCTCCTCCCGGAAGGTTCGGGAAGTGGTGCTCCGCAAAAGCCGGGACCAATTCGCTGAATGTCGCCGCGAGTTCCCCAAGGAGCTGAAGTCGATGGATGGATCGAAGTCAACCATCGCTCCGGCCGATCGTCCCCGCGTACGCGCGTGGTTCCACGGAGTCCTTGAATCGCCCAATCCCCCGCGGATCGTTCCCCCGGAGGTTACGTTCGACGAGGAGCTCGTCCTCGAAGGATCTCGTCGCTCCCTGCACCTGATCA encodes the following:
- a CDS encoding O-methyltransferase; translation: MATDQWAEVDDYISNLLVASDSVLEQALIDSRMAGLPPIHVSPNQGKLLQILARALRARSILEIGTLGGYSTIWMGRALPADGHLITLEANPLHAEVARTNIGRAGLDHIVSVRPGKALDTLPVLAEEKLGPFDLTFIDADKPNNPGYFEWALKLSHRGSVIVVDNVVRNGAVRDSNSSDPNVLGVRRMNDLIAAEPRVSATAIQTGGSKDCDGFAVILVDDDL
- a CDS encoding zinc ribbon domain-containing protein; this encodes MATGQTTMVGGPVEYKRKYTLWILVVLIILCWPIAIIYYFTREKVPVQEFQAYATAPPPVAPLPVTAGGERFCPACGASNSKQAGFCRSCGKPLPAVPP
- a CDS encoding MBL fold metallo-hydrolase → MRAVRASPHFRIEKLGPGIYAAIARTKGYGLCNAGIVDLGGRTVVFDSMLTPMAGADLARAAERCTGRKPDWVVNSHWHGDHIWGNSAFDGGRVVSSRKVREVVLRKSRDQFAECRREFPKELKSMDGSKSTIAPADRPRVRAWFHGVLESPNPPRIVPPEVTFDEELVLEGSRRSLHLITYGGGHSPSDVFGYLPDERILFAGDLAMVGLHPSIGDGWPDSWMRILRRMQGLRPQQVLPGHGPMGPGSTLRVVSRYLADLDGMAVRAVRRGLSMEEASQIRIPERYRDWRFAFMFPENVARAYQLELAYPKPPPGR